The Nitrospira sp. DNA segment AGGTGTCTGGCCGTGAGCAGGATGAGCGCATTGGCGTCGTCGATACCCGCGGCAACGATCACGGCTTTGGCCTTATCGATGACGGCGTCGCGCAAGACGGATTCTTGCGTGGTATCGGCCTGCAAGGCGGCAATTCCCAGGGTACCGGCCAGGCGCACGCGCTCTTCCGACCTGTCGATCACCAGGATGTGCTCGGCTTTTGTGCCGCGTGCCAGGAGCTCTTTCGTTGCCGACATCCCGGTATGGCCGAAGCCACAGACGATGATATGCCTGTCGAGATTCGCCTGGAGTTTCGCCATGCGGTATTCCTCCATGTATTGCCGGATGATCAACTGATAGGCTGTCCCCAGAAACAAGAACCAGATGCCGAAACGAACCGGCGTGACGACCAGCCCATCCAACAGTCGCGCACGGGTGGACACGGGAACGATGTCCCCGTAGCCGACCGTCGTCACGGTGATCATGGTGAAATACACCACGTCCGAGAAGGACAGCTCGCCGTCGGCATGATCGCGCAACCCATCACGATCCACCCAGAGTAGGGTGAATACAAAACAGAACAGAAGAAACACAAGCAGCAGTCGCGTGCCGAGAATTCTGGCCGGAGACCAACCGTTCGGTGTAACCAGGAGGCGGGGACCGACCGTGTCAGTGCGGCCTCCCCATGCGGAATGATATTTCTCCATTCGATCAACTACGGTGTGTTCGGGCGTGATTCGGAGTCCTGATCCGCCGTAGAAGCCTCAACTCGTTCGAGTACCGGATTTTCTACGAATGGGGAGTAGGTTCTCAGCCGGATCGTCGTGGTGTATCCTTCTGCAACGAGGAGGTCGATCTCCTCGATCTTTTGGGTAAAGGTCGCCAAGAGCACCCCTTTGGGTGTGGACAAGGTCATCAGTAAGCGATTCGACTCGCGTTCCTTCTTCACGACCCTCCCACTCACAGACTCGATCTGGTTCGCCGGGATAAACTGTCTGGTATAGGGCTCCAGCAATTCAGGAGCGACGAGATCCACGACGACCGAGGAGAGGAAGCCCAGTATAAATCCGCCAAGCAGGCCCGCCCATGTTTTCATTTGTCTGATCCAGTGTCTTGTGGTGGAGGAACGTTCTTATCTTTTTCCTGAGTCTCCGAGCCCCGTACCAAATGCTCAAGGCGATGTAAAATGTCGGCAGTCGTTTCTCTGGCCCCTTTTGCCACATCCTCGGTCTTGTTGGTGAGATGGTCCATCTGCTGTTTGAGATCCTTCAACCCTCCGGTGCGCTGGAGCGCGACGTAAGCCATGGCGATGGCTATGAGTGACAGGATAATCGCCAAAATTGCCATACCCGTTCTCCCTTCTCAGATCTTAAGATGAATCCGACACGCCATGCGACTGTAGTCGGTGTGGTGCCAAGATCATCAAAATGTCAGGAGTCAGTATGGCATGATCCGAAGGGCTTACGCCAGACCGGACAGGTACTGGTTTTCTGCAACGAGGTACAGGAAGGTATGTAACGGTGTCATCCTCTGCGATCTCAGCGCGGATAAGACAGGACCTAGGCAGAGGATGAGGAGGGATTCAATCTCGGCCGTCTCATGCCGCCATGTGTGGCGGTCGACTCAGAATCTCCCGTTCCGCATCCAGCCAGTCTTGAAGATCGCAACCTTGCCGATAGCCCCGTTCCTCGTAGAGGGCATAGGCGCGGGTGGCAATCGTCTCTTGGAGTTCGTCCAGATCCTGACTCTGCTGATGAGCGGGCGAGGACGCCGGGACGTCACTCGTGGCAACTGGTGTCACGGTTAGAGCGGTCGTGGTGGTCGCTGTGTGTCGTCGTAACATCATGCACCTCCCTATGCGGGTATGAGAATTTCTTCGGCCTTCTGCGGAATTGGATTCGGAGCGAACGGCCGTTCGAGACAGTCCAGCGGAAACGTGGGTACCTTGCCGATCCGGCGGATCGATTCGGCGATGCGTTCCGGTCTCCCCCAATCGCTCCAGAGCACGTCCGTCAGCTCCATCACCGCGACCCGCTCAGGTGCTGGTTGAAGCAGATGGGATGAAAAGTTGTATTGCGGCATCTCTCGGTACAGGTCTTCGAGGATGGCCGCCTCGTCCCGAGTCCCCCAGGCCACACACAGCCGTTCAAACAGCGTCATCAGGTCGGGAAAGCAGGTCCATCCTGCCTTCCACAAGGCGTCCAGGGTCGCTGTGAGCACGAGCGTGTTCCACAAGCCTCCGGCGCGTAATGCGGCATCAGCCCCTGCAGGATCGGGTTTTTCGAGAAAGGACGACACGGCATGGACCGAGGTTGCGGAGGTTCCTTCGAGCTTGGCGCCCCGTTGAATCCATCCATATTCGGTCTCCAAGCGATCCGGCTGAACCCCGAGCAGCCGAGGCGATCCGGTATCGCCTCGGCTGAGGCCACGCCCTGCCGTACTGCCTCCACAAAGCGCCGCTCCGGATAGACGAAGTGGTCCGAAGGCTGGATGACGACCATTGCCTGGGGGTCGCGGGCGCGTACGTATGAAATCGGTAGGAAAAGGCCCGCCGCTGTGTCGCGATTGAGCGGCTGTTCAATCATTTTATGAGTCAGATGCGCGAACAGCTGATTTCGCAACTCGCTTCGATGATGCCGAGCCGCCACGACCACGGTTCGTTTGGGCGAGGCAATCAGCGCCGCGCGATTGAGGGTACGCTCGAACATCGAACGAGTCCCGACGAACGTGCAGTATTGTTTCGGACGATGGCGGCCCAGCCATCGAAGGACGAGCGGTTTCACCCGTTCGCCGTCGCCTCCGGCCAGAACGATCGACCACACATTCTTCCCTGTCATGCGCAGCATAGTCATGATTTACACCCTTTCTCCGGTGTTATAGGCCGGCATCCTGCACAACCCGAGTCAAAACCGTCCGTACGCGTCATGCTCCCTCGGCAGACAACTACCGTCTCCAACGACGTCGGCGAGACTGCGGCGGAGAGTCCGTTGAGACGGATCCGGCAGGATGTCTCTCGAGGCGGTTGGACAAGACCGTGTCATCAAACCACTCCCCGCAATTCACGCAGCGCCACGACGGCCCCTGCACGGCTTCCGCGACTTCGAGGAACAACGAATCGGTGAAGGACGGCACCACCAATCCCTGACAGCGCTTACAGATGTCCTTCTGCACCGTGCTGGTTTTTTCAAGAACGTTGTGATCTTTCATGATGACCTCGTCTCGTTCCTCTAACAGTCTGCTGAAAAACTCAGAGTATTCATCAACCACCGTTGAAATATGACAGAAGGAAGTCCGACACGATACTTCCCAGGCTGCTCAAAAAGGCCGTCCAGCAAGGCCGCAGCGAGTGAAGAGGGAAGGCGTACGCTTCGGTACGTTGAGCCTCTGAGCGATGCGAGAATGCCGCTGGTGGACTTTTTCAGCATCCTGCTAATCACCAAACACGTATCTCCCGCATCCGTCTGCCTGGGTCTGCACCATAAAGTACGGGCGGGCGTCGTGCGACTAGGAAAGAACCTTGTACGACGAGCGAATGATCCCGGAAGGAATGGCAATTTCGTCTTAGTGAGGAGAGGCGGCATCGCCGGAGGCCAAGCGGAAAAGAGGCGGCCCAACCGCGTCCTTGAGCACAGATTCTTCCCGGATTTTGCTGTGACGATGGCTGCACGGCAGAGCGTTGCGGTGACGGTAGGCGATTGCTGGTGTCGACGAACGGCAAAACTAGGCATTTCCCTAGTTCGTTAGGCATCAAAAAATACGGTAAGGTGATCTGTCACCACATGAAGTCGAGAAATATCTTCGGTGCGGTCAGCGGTAGCTGAAGAAAGCCTTATACGAATGTGTTGTGCGTGAAGAGCGATGTCCCTCAATCCACATGTCACCACACGAGAGAGGCGCGTCATGAACACCTCATTGAGTGCGTGTTTGGTCGGAGCCGCCATTCTGGCCGGGGCTTCGTTCGCATTTGCCAACCCGTCGATGTTGCCCACCCATCCCGGCTATCCGATGGGCAAGGCCGTTGATCCCGTGCGGGGTCAATCGCTCGCAAACGATCCCGGGCAGAAGAACGCAGTCGGGGACCAAGCCTTACAAGAGGCGGCCGTTACGGACGTCGGCCACGTCACACAGAGCCTGTCCATCAATCGACAGGACGAGCGCATCTTAGAGAAGCCCGGTGCGGGACTTCTCCCCAAGGTCGACGGTCCGATCATCAAGATCGAACCACCGATACAAGAGGCGACGAAGGCGGTGCCGGAACCACAATAACCACTGTCGGTGAGCATGAACCCGAACACAGAGCGCAGTGGGTGCATACCTGTTCGTAACCATATAAGGAGGAGAACGATGAGGGACAAGGACTGGAGGGGAGTAGCAACCATTGGCGTGGCCTGTGTCGGCTTCGTCGCGATGATGGGTCTGGCCGGTTGTGAGGAACGGCAGCCTCCGATGGAGTCAAAGCAGGAGGCACCTGCGCCGAAGGTTGAGGCTGCGCCGACCGAGGCGGCGAAGCCGGAGACGTCCGAAACGGCAACCGTGGCTGCCTTAGCGGCGCCGGAGAGCTCGGTCGGGCGAGCTGAAAATAAGGAAGGGGTGACTCACGCCCAGGCAGGTCATTGGGACGTCGCGGAAGGCCACTTCCGTAAAGCCCTTGAGGCTGACCCAAAACTCGCGGAAGCGCAGTTCAACCTCGGCTTGGCGTTGAGCAAACAGGACAAACATGACGAGGCGACCACCGCGTTCAAGAAGGCTGCTGAAATGGCACCGGACAATACGATGATTACAGAATCTCCGATCCTGAAAGAACACACGAGCTCCTGAACACCGACCCACCAAGGCATGCCCTCTCGTATGGGGCATGCCTCACATGAGAGCGATCTGCTTCCCACCCGGTTCAGGATCGCTTCTTCGGCAAACATCTACGGGAGCTGGGCAGCAGCGGGGGAAAGGTCGATGGATAGGGCGCGAGTCATGGATCCCCGTGGAGCTACGGTTCGGTCGTGGCATAATTCCTCTGTTTCTTCGACGTACATTGGCGCGATTTACCCCTTGTTCATTCAATTGAGTCGGATCAATCGGGAATCGGGGCCGCTTTTTTGCGACTGCCTCAGAGGAAGATTCTGGTCAGTATCTTGCTCATACAACCGTGAGGAAGTCGATGCGGCCTGATGAATGCCGAAACGGCGCAAGAACCACGGTACGTTGTGGGGTAGCGGACAGAGCGGATAATCGGAGGTGAGCCATGCATGTGATGATCGTGACCCATGATGCCGAGCGACAGACTCGGCTGACGGAATGTCTACGTGAAAGGGGATATGAGTTGTCCGTGCCCGTGGATCGGCACCACGTCTTGTCGAGCCTGAAGCAGGAACCACCGCAGGTTCTCGTAGTGGATCTGTACGCGGTGGATCCTAGCGCCACGGAGATTCTCCGGGAGGCACGGAGAGCAGGCTATAGAGGGAAAGTTGTGGTCATGGCCGGCCCATCGACATCTGCCACGCTTCGAGAATGCTGGCAAATTGGGATAGACCGGGTGGTGGGCGGTATCCAGGTGACCGGCGGGGCGTTTGATCCTTGCTGTGTCGAGGTCGCCATCCGGGCTTCGTGTGAACAAGAAGTCATGCAACGCGCTTGAGGCAGGATCACGACACAGAAGGCAGCATTCTGCAGAAACATATGAGCAGGTAAGGGAGCAGGGGGAGCACCCGGCATGTTGTTCGCGTTGGGTTGTTTATGGTAGAAGGCATGCCTCTCAGGAGAGCAGGACATGAGTACGAGCGGTATTCGCCGGGCACATACGATAGGGTCGCGTGTTATTGGGACGGCCTTGTGCCTGTTACTCGTGACGGTGATGGGGGGATCGGTACTGGCTCATGTTGAAGAAATACCTGAAGCCAGCCCGGGGAACTCTCACGATATCCAACAACCGAGTCCATCGCGAACGAAAGAAGCCGGACTCCAAGCCGCTAGCTGGTTGTTGACCCTTCCGTATGGAGCCGCGAAGGTGGCCTACGCGATCGGGGGCGGGGTTGTGGGTGGCCTCGCCTGGGCGATGACGGGTGGAAAAGCGGAGGTCGCGAAATCCGTCTGGATCCCGTCGATGACCGGCGACTACATCGTCCAGCCGCAGCACCTCACCAAAGAAAAGCCCCTCCGCTTTTTGGGCGTGCCACCTGAGGCGCCGTCCTCCTAAACTGTTTTCCAGGCCACATTCGCGTCCGGAACGTTCTTCACAGATTCCGCCCGCCCTGTGCTGGGTGTCCTAACGAGCCGTCGTCGCGACAGCGCGTGGAGGGACTCGGCGCGTCCCGCAGGCCTGTACATGGGAGCAGGCCGGGCACATCGCGTCGATCCGTTCGAGCTCAAACCAGGTCAATCCATGCTTCTTCAGGTAACGGTTGGCTTCGACCCACGGCGACGGCCGATCTTCCGGCGTGATCTTGTCGCAGAGGTACCCGCATCCCAGACAAAACCGCACCTGAGTGGACCTGGTGACTTCAGGTCCGTCCCCTTGGCCTGATGCAGAGAGCGAGAGCTGATAGACTGAACTCGAAGGGCGCCGAAATACCAGTCGACCGTCTCGTGACATGTGATCGACAGCGAAGAAGACCTCACTCCAGTCGTGGGCGGGAAGTAACTGGACCACCTCATCAATCGTGCAAGGGCCGGTGTGGGCCAGGATATCGATTACGGCATCTTCGATGGTTGATTGTACGGTAGACATGACAGCACCTCCTGTCTTGCCATGTGGCATCGATGAATGGGATCGAACCGATCCCCCTCAGAATTCGGCCTACCATGCTCTAAGATGAGCAACGGAGGAACTAGGCAACAACCTAGTTTGATGACGAACTATCACCAGCCCGCAAGATACTGTTGTCCCCTAGGTGATCGCCTAGTGCGCTGAAGTTTGCTTTAGGTATAGACTCCTCTATTCCCGATGCAATCTCTACACCGCTTGTTGCGGTGCTTCGGCAAGGAGCTTAGTCCATGACTCCAATAGAGACTCAAACAAAGCCGATTGGCTGGATCGTTGCAGCAGCAGCAGCAGCAGCAGCAGGGATATTCGTTTTCGACTTTGTGACCCCGCTGGGCATCGCTGTGCCGATGCTCTATGCGTTACCAATTTTGCTCACGAGGCGTATTCCTGGTTGGCGGAGCACTCTTTCCCTGACCGCCTGCGTTGTCCCCCTCACCTGGGCAGGGATCATCCAGCATGTTGAACAGGTCACGCCCGTGATTGTTGGGAACCGGGCTCTGACGTCGTTTTTATTGCTCGTCGTTGCCGGGCTCCTACTTAAAGAGAAGTCCATGGCCCAGCAACGTGCCGCGGATCTCATGGCCTTGCGTGAGAGTGAGGAGCGCTATGCGTTGGTGGTGGCGGGCTCACAGGTCGGGATTTGGGATTGGAACGTGCCTGAGAAACGGGTGTTGTTTTCATCCCGCTGGAAAACGTTGCGCGGACTTGCTGACGATGAAGTGAGTGATGACGAGATCGAGTGGAGCAGTCGAATCCATCCTGATGATAGAGAACGAGTGATGGCGGCGGTGTACGCGCATTTTGAGGGGCGGACAGCGGTGTTCTGCGAGGAGTACAGAATTCGCCACAAAGATGGCTGCTGGCTTTGGATTCTGGACCACGGGATCGCTCAGCGGGACAGCGCGGGCAAGGTGATTCGCATGGCGGGATCCGAAACCGACATCACCGAGCGCAAGCGGACGGAAGAGGTTTTGCGCGAGAACGAGGAACGTTTCCGCACCATGGCTGAGGCGGTCCCCAGTTTCCTCTTCGAGACCGATGCGGCGGGCCGGAACGTGTGGACCAGTGAAGGCTGGTGTCGCTTCACCGGGCAGACGCCCGAACAAGTGGCCGGACAGGGCTGGGTCGAGGCACTGCACCCCGATGACCGAACGGCAAACATCGATCGATGGATGCAATGCATGGCGGTTGGCACGCCGTTCGAATCGCAGCAGCGGTTACGGCGGGTCGATGGAGCCTATGCGTGGGTCATTGCACGGGCGTTGCCGGTGCGCGACCGCCGAGGGGAGGTGACTCGCTGGGTCGGCTCGGTCACGAATGTGGACGACATCCTGCGGGTGCAGAAGGCTCTACGCGAGAGCGAACAACGGTTCGCCATAGCCTTCCAGACAAGTCCGAACCCGATAGGGATCACGGAAGTGGCCACAGGTCGTTGTATTGAGGTGAACGAGGCCTGTTTGCGGCTGTTCGGTTTTAGTCGCGAGGAAGTGATCGGAAACACCACGTTGATGTTGGACATCTGGCCGAATCCTGAGGACAGAGTGCGGCTCGTCGAGCGCCTGAAAGCCGGCAAGCCGGTGCGCAATCTTGAGTCAAGCTTCAAGACCAAATCCGGGGCCTTGCGCCATGTGCTTGTGTCTTCCGACCTGGCGGAGCTCGGGGGGACGCTTTGTCTGATCACCGTCGGCAACGACATCACTGAGCGCAAACAAGCCGAAGACATGGTCCTCCGTACGGCAGCCGACCTTGCCGAGGCCCAGCGCATCGCCAAGCTCGGCAGCTGGCGGTTCGACGTGGAGACCGACCGCATCGCGCTCTCAGATCAGTTATGCGCCATGTTCGCCGTTGAGCCATCGCCGCTTGGGCAGACGTACGAGTCCTTCCTGGCTCTGGTGCATCCCGATGATCGACCAGGGATTGTCCAGGCGAACGTCGAGGCAAGGGCTCACGGGACATCCTTCGATATGGAGTTCAGGGTCGTGAAGCAGGATGGCTCGATGAAAGTGATGCGCGAGCTCGGCTACGCGAGCAGAGATGCGGCCGGCCGGGTCGTCGGTCTGTTCGGAACCGTGCAGGACATTACCAAGCGCAAACAGGTTGAAACGGCACTGCGCGAAAGCGAGGAACGGCTGCTGTTGGCGCTGGAGAGCGCCAATATGGGCACATGGGAGTGGGATGCCGAGACGGACTCGTTACGGTGCAACCATTGGCAGTTCACGCTATTCGGTGTCCGGGTCGAGACTGGTCCTTGCACAGGAACCGAGGCGCTGTCGAGGATTCACGCCGATGATCGTGCACGTGTCTGCACTGCCGTTCGCAGGGTGCTGGAGGAAGGGGTGACGGTGAGAGACGAGTTTCGAGTCGTCCATACCGACGGCTCGGTGCATTGGCTGTTCGGGTCGGGTCGTCCGGTACAGGATGGGTATGGTCACCGTCGATTCGTGGTCGGCGTCTGTCTCGACATCACTGAACGCCGACAGAATCAGGAACAGATGCAGGGCCTGAACGAAATCTTAGAGACGCATGTGCGCGAACGGACGGCACAACTTGTCGAGGCCAACGAGCGCTGGGATTGGGTCGTGCGCGCGACCAACGACGGGATTTGGGATTGGGATTTGCTCAGCGACACCGCCTACTTTTCCCCTCGGTGGAAGGAGATGCATGGATTTCAGGCAAACGACCAGCCGGAATCGAGGGAGGACTGGCAGAGGCGTATTCATCCGGAAGACCAGCAGTCCGTCCTGTCCAGTCTTGAAGAATATCTTTGCGGCGAGAGGGGGGAGTTCTGGGAGGAATATCGCATCCAGCGGAAAGACGGCACCTCTATCTGGGTGCTCGACCGGGGCGTCGCGATCAGGGATGAGAAGGGGCAGGCTGTCCGCATGGTCGGTGCGGAGACGGACATCACCTGGCGCAAGGGTGTCGAGCAGGAGGTGCGCCGCAGAGAACAGGTGTTCCACACCCTCGCGGACAATGTGCCGGCTCTCTTTGCCTATATCGACCGTGACGGACGCTATCGGTTCGTCAATAAACAGTATGAGCAACTCTTCGGGCACTCCGATAAGGAGATCGAGAGCATGTCGGGCTCTGCCCTGCTGGGTCTCGAAGGGTATGCGAAGGTCAAACCCTATCTGGATAAGGCTCTTGCGGGAGAGCCGGTGTCATTCGAATATGAACTGGAGGTGCCGGGCGGCAGCGTGCATGTCTTGTCGACACGGTATGTGCCGGATCGGAGTGACCAGGGTGAGGTCATAGGGCTCTTTGCGTTGAGTACGGACATCACGGCGCTGAAGTCGACCGAGGGGTTGTTGCGCGATCGAGAAGCGCAGCTCCGCGACCTTGGGGCTAGGTTGCTACGGGCGCAGGAAGAAGAACGGCGGCGGATCTCACGGGATCTCCACGACGATGTGATGCAACGGATGGGCGCTCTGGCGTTGGAGCTGTATGGCCTTGCTTCCTCCGCACCCTCGCAAGATCTGGAACTGCTCTCACAGCTCAAGGCTTGCGGGGCGTCGGCGGAGCAACTGACCACCGATCTCCAACGCATGGCACATCAGCTTCATCCGTCGGTCTTGGAGTTTGGGGGGCTGGAGATGGCCGTGCGCGAACAGGTCAACGACTTCGGCGCGCGAACCGGATTGTCGGCGGAACTGATCACGCAGGATGTGCCCAAGGAGATCCCGTTGGACCATGCGACCTGTCTCTATCGCGTGTTACAGGAGGGCCTTCAGAATGTGCAGAAGCACGCCAATGCGACCACCGTGTTGGTGCGGCTCTTGCGCACAGGCCGAGGTTTAGGGCTGTGTATCCACGATGATGGGCGAGGGATCGAGAACTCCGATGGGGCTGCCCGGCGGAAGGGGCTGGGATTGACCAGTATGGCGGAGCGGGTGGGAATGCTGAACGGCACGTTTCGCGTCCGGGCAAAACCGAACGATGGGACGGAACTCCACGCCTGGGTGCCGTTGGAAGACGTGAAGTGTGAAACGTGAAGCGTGCGCCTGGTGAACGACGACAGTCAGCAGAGAAGCGGCTTGCATCGTGCGGAGATGGGAGCGTAGGCTAGTCTTATGCAGGTACCGATCACGACAAAGAAGCCCCGCTTACTTATGGCCGATGATCATTCGATCATGCTGGCTGGCTTACGAAAATTGGTTGAAGGCACCTGTGAGGTCGTCGGGGCCGTCGAAGACGGCCGTGCCTTGGTCGAGGCGGCCGAGCGGTTGCGACCGGACCTGATTCTGGTCGATATTTCGATGCCGCTGCTGAACGGGATGGACGCGGCGAGGCAGATCAGGAAATCGGTGCCGGAGGCCAAGTTCATTTTTCTGACGATGCATGCCTCCCCGGTGTTTGCCACCGAGGCGCTTCAAGCCGGGGCCAGCGGGTACTTGTTGAAACAATCGGCGGCGTCTGAACTGCCGTATGCGATCGACACCGTGCTCAAGGGACAGACCTATCTCACGCCGACCATCACCAGGCCGGTGCTCGAGTCGATAGTGAATCAGAAATCGACGGATCTGAAAAAGTCGTTGATGCAGTTGACCTCTCGGCAGCGAGAGGTGCTGCAGCTTCTGGCGGAGGGTAAGAGTCCCAAGGACATCGCCGTCCTCTTGAATGTGTCGGTCAAGACCGTCGACTTCCATAAGACGCGGTTGATGGAGCAACTCAACCTTCACTCTACGCTGGCCTTAGCCAAGTTCGCCATCGCGGAAGGCTTGGTCAGTGCCGACACCGGCCTCTCTCAGAATTCGTAAAGAATAATATTGCGCGTCGGCAGCTGTGGGCAAACTCCGCTCGTATTGCTGGGGCTCAGGGCTAGCAGTATTTCTTCCTTCCCCTAGATAGTCACCCAGTATCGTTCGTGAGATGAAGTCGGTATTTTCATCGCTGCATCAGTCGTCGATGGAAAAGGATGCGATTCCCCGATCGCGTGAATCATATCGGGTGATCATGCGGGTATGAGTTGATGTGAGAAGGAGGGGAGCCATGCAGTTATCACGTATCAAAGGGGGCGCCATGGAACAGAGGTTGACATTGATCAAAGCTTCCGCCGCAGCACCGGATGTCCAGCTCCTTTCGAAGCAGGGATGCGTCCATGGCCGCCTGATTGACGAGGTACGGACGAGGGGAGGAAAACGGACCGGCAAGGTCCGTTGCCTGGAATGCCAGGCCATCATCGACGATCCTTACCAGGGCATGAAGTAAGAGTCGATTCTTATCGGTAAGGCCATAGTCACGTTCATTCTTTCGTCCAGACCAGAGTGAATGGGTGTGAGTGTTCCCTTGAAAGGATTTGGTTGCGCAAGGGCGGGATAGGCAAATTCCTACTCTTCCACGGTCTCCTCCTTAGAGTTTCAACGCCACCAGGACAAATTCTGTTCACTTCTAGCCGATTGCCTAGTGTCTTAGGGAATGGGAACCTGTAATGGTAAACGTGATGATTGTGGGGTTCTGAGGGGTCATGGGAGAAGGGATGTTGAGTTTCAGAACGAGCCATCACAATTTCGTAACCGATCAATGTGTCCTGAACGGTGCGAAACTCGGGGATCGAGGAGGGCACACGGAAAGAAAGAAGGAGGCATCTCATGCGTACTTTCACATGGTTGGGGGCTCTGCTTTTCATCACCTTGTTACTGGCCACGCAGAGTGAGGCGGGCGGGCATCCGAAGTTGGCGGATACTGCCACGAGCGATCATCACGATCTCGCGATGTACTATGAGGAAGAGGCTCAGAAGAACAAGAGCAAAGCGATGGATTGGGAGTTTGCGGCTGATTACTTTGAAAAGTTTCCAGATGCGTACACCGGGAAAATGAAGGTGTCAGAGCATATCGCGTCGTTGCGTGAGGCTGCTGCGGATTTTCGGAAAACTGCGGAGAAGGACCAGCAACTGGCCAGCAAACACCGGGCGATGATGCGACAGGGCGTGGGGCCTTGATGCGAAAGATGGCATCTGCGGGGTCGTCCGTGCGTTGAGACCCGTCGATGGGGGCGGCGTCAGGAGAAGAAGGGCCGCCCCGCCTCTCGTTTGGTTGTCGGGATTCGGCCGCAATCGTTTTCCCATGCCGTCCTGTTCCTAGTGCCTTCTTGCCGGAGGGCCAGGAACCATCCTAGTTCTCTTGTCGATTTCGTTTTCGTACATTGTCGAATAAGAAAGGTACGCATTTGTCGGATACCTCGTGATGGCTCGCATTATTCTAATACGCGGGCTGTAACCGAGGCGGCGGAAGCCTGTTGTGATGTGCTTGCGTGCAGGCCGGGGCGTGAGCCGCAGAAGGAGGAGAGGAAGCGCATGGTAGATCCTCTGGTCGACTCTAGACCACGACTCATACGGGTGACGTGGGTGGCAGGTGCGCTGGTCGCCGATGTGATGGAGGATAACCCGGCGAGCAAGGCCGGCTTTGAGCGAGGGGACATTATCACGGAGCTTGACGGCAAGCCGGTGAGAGATCCGACCCATCTGCGCACGCTTGTGGCGGACTCGGCACCGGGGACGAAGGTGACGTGGTCCGGGAGGTCAATCGTCAGGCCGTGACATCGGTCGAAGAGTTTGAAAAGGAAGTCGGCAAGCTGAAAGCAAAAGACCGGGTGCTCTTATTGGTGACGAGGGGACGGGCCACGATCTATCTGGCGATCACGCCTGAGTGAGTTCTGGAATGCCTGGAGGGGGACGTCTGCATTGTCGAGGTAGGAGGTCGCATGAGCAAACCGCACATTCTGTTGGCCGATGATCATCCGCACATGCTGGCGAATCTCTGCCGCTTGGCGG contains these protein-coding regions:
- a CDS encoding potassium channel family protein; the encoded protein is MEKYHSAWGGRTDTVGPRLLVTPNGWSPARILGTRLLLVFLLFCFVFTLLWVDRDGLRDHADGELSFSDVVYFTMITVTTVGYGDIVPVSTRARLLDGLVVTPVRFGIWFLFLGTAYQLIIRQYMEEYRMAKLQANLDRHIIVCGFGHTGMSATKELLARGTKAEHILVIDRSEERVRLAGTLGIAALQADTTQESVLRDAVIDKAKAVIVAAGIDDANALILLTARHLNPKVRIIVSAKQEENVKLFKQGGADAILSPATFGGYILAAAVDQGHMVQYLDDLLTTRGNVALVERTVTPDEIGKSPADLHPDLLLRLYRKKTMYPYLNLDQAGPLQDGDIMVLFTSSPTNTE
- a CDS encoding DUF2934 domain-containing protein; this translates as MMLRRHTATTTTALTVTPVATSDVPASSPAHQQSQDLDELQETIATRAYALYEERGYRQGCDLQDWLDAEREILSRPPHMAA
- a CDS encoding tetratricopeptide repeat protein, with product MRDKDWRGVATIGVACVGFVAMMGLAGCEERQPPMESKQEAPAPKVEAAPTEAAKPETSETATVAALAAPESSVGRAENKEGVTHAQAGHWDVAEGHFRKALEADPKLAEAQFNLGLALSKQDKHDEATTAFKKAAEMAPDNTMITESPILKEHTSS
- a CDS encoding PAS domain S-box protein, which produces MTPIETQTKPIGWIVAAAAAAAAGIFVFDFVTPLGIAVPMLYALPILLTRRIPGWRSTLSLTACVVPLTWAGIIQHVEQVTPVIVGNRALTSFLLLVVAGLLLKEKSMAQQRAADLMALRESEERYALVVAGSQVGIWDWNVPEKRVLFSSRWKTLRGLADDEVSDDEIEWSSRIHPDDRERVMAAVYAHFEGRTAVFCEEYRIRHKDGCWLWILDHGIAQRDSAGKVIRMAGSETDITERKRTEEVLRENEERFRTMAEAVPSFLFETDAAGRNVWTSEGWCRFTGQTPEQVAGQGWVEALHPDDRTANIDRWMQCMAVGTPFESQQRLRRVDGAYAWVIARALPVRDRRGEVTRWVGSVTNVDDILRVQKALRESEQRFAIAFQTSPNPIGITEVATGRCIEVNEACLRLFGFSREEVIGNTTLMLDIWPNPEDRVRLVERLKAGKPVRNLESSFKTKSGALRHVLVSSDLAELGGTLCLITVGNDITERKQAEDMVLRTAADLAEAQRIAKLGSWRFDVETDRIALSDQLCAMFAVEPSPLGQTYESFLALVHPDDRPGIVQANVEARAHGTSFDMEFRVVKQDGSMKVMRELGYASRDAAGRVVGLFGTVQDITKRKQVETALRESEERLLLALESANMGTWEWDAETDSLRCNHWQFTLFGVRVETGPCTGTEALSRIHADDRARVCTAVRRVLEEGVTVRDEFRVVHTDGSVHWLFGSGRPVQDGYGHRRFVVGVCLDITERRQNQEQMQGLNEILETHVRERTAQLVEANERWDWVVRATNDGIWDWDLLSDTAYFSPRWKEMHGFQANDQPESREDWQRRIHPEDQQSVLSSLEEYLCGERGEFWEEYRIQRKDGTSIWVLDRGVAIRDEKGQAVRMVGAETDITWRKGVEQEVRRREQVFHTLADNVPALFAYIDRDGRYRFVNKQYEQLFGHSDKEIESMSGSALLGLEGYAKVKPYLDKALAGEPVSFEYELEVPGGSVHVLSTRYVPDRSDQGEVIGLFALSTDITALKSTEGLLRDREAQLRDLGARLLRAQEEERRRISRDLHDDVMQRMGALALELYGLASSAPSQDLELLSQLKACGASAEQLTTDLQRMAHQLHPSVLEFGGLEMAVREQVNDFGARTGLSAELITQDVPKEIPLDHATCLYRVLQEGLQNVQKHANATTVLVRLLRTGRGLGLCIHDDGRGIENSDGAARRKGLGLTSMAERVGMLNGTFRVRAKPNDGTELHAWVPLEDVKCET
- a CDS encoding response regulator transcription factor, which gives rise to MQVPITTKKPRLLMADDHSIMLAGLRKLVEGTCEVVGAVEDGRALVEAAERLRPDLILVDISMPLLNGMDAARQIRKSVPEAKFIFLTMHASPVFATEALQAGASGYLLKQSAASELPYAIDTVLKGQTYLTPTITRPVLESIVNQKSTDLKKSLMQLTSRQREVLQLLAEGKSPKDIAVLLNVSVKTVDFHKTRLMEQLNLHSTLALAKFAIAEGLVSADTGLSQNS
- a CDS encoding PDZ domain-containing protein, giving the protein MVDPLVDSRPRLIRVTWVAGALVADVMEDNPASKAGFERGDIITELDGKPVRDPTHLRTLVADSAPGTKVTWSGRSIVRP